From the genome of Nasonia vitripennis strain AsymCx chromosome 1, Nvit_psr_1.1, whole genome shotgun sequence, one region includes:
- the LOC100678209 gene encoding uncharacterized protein LOC100678209, producing MHFTKNDYAMPDYPSEYRKLKKSTVPSLNLPISESVTESTLRKTINDQERSVRLINRCNKKKIDQEKFVNNTVPVKNSSIEVPNGVPGDVPAENVPVEAPAEDVPVVDIPVENVAVKATVEAVPTKEPESNSRQDSEIEVQCDVYKKFVNTEKDLNILTGLPSFDLLNLFEDVVQIVSPKAAKCYFKSKLSIKDRIVLTLTKLKQNISYSRLCVMFRISSEENCRKIFLRMISILSVGLKYAIH from the exons ATGCATTTCACAAAAAATGATTATGCAATGCCAG ATTATCCATCAGAGtatagaaaattgaaaaaatctaCAGTACCGTCACTTAACTTACCAATAAGTGAATCAGTTACTGAGTCAACACTCAGAAAAACCATTAATGACCAAGAAAGAAGTGTTCGTTTAATTAATAGAtgtaataagaaaaaaattgatcaagAAAAGTTtgttaataatactgtacctGTTAAGAATTCATCAATTGAAGTGCCAAATGGTGTACCAGGAGATGTGCCTGCAGAAAACGTACCTGTAGAAGCACCTGCTGAAGATGTGCCAGTCGTAGATATACCTGTAGAAAACGTCGCTGTAAAAGCAACTGTTGAAGCTGTACCTACAAAAGAGCCTGAAAGTAATTCAAGACAAGACAGTGAAATTGAAGTGCAATGtgatgtttataaaaaatttgttaatacCGAAAAAGacttaaatattttaactggGCTACCAAGTTTCGATCTTTTAAATTTGTTCGAAGATGTTGTCCAAATTGTGAGTCCAAAAGCCGCAAAGTGCTATTTTAAGTCAAAGTTATCTATAAAAGATAGAATTGTATTGactttaacaaaattaaagcAAAATATTAGTTATAGCAGGTTATGTGTAATGTTCCGTATAAGTAGTGAAGAAAACTgcagaaaaatttttcttaggaTGATCAGTATTTTAAGTGTAGGTTTGAAATATGCTATTCATTAG
- the LOC100116332 gene encoding NTF2-related export protein codes for MEEELRTKIDQACRTAEEFTKLYYESLDKRRYLMSRLYMDTAILIWNGNGIEGKDQIQNFWTELPSSDHSVITLDAQPITGPAVASQLTFLVKVSGQVRYQDKASKTFNQNFLITALGDKWKIVSDCFRTQEALES; via the exons ATGGAAGAG GAATTAAGAACTAAGATAGATCAAGCATGTAGAACTGCTGAAGAGTTCACAAAACTGTATTACGAAAGCTTAGATAAACGGAGATAT CTCATGTCGAGATTATACATGGACACTGCCATTTTGATATGGAATGGTAATGGTATTGAAGGAAAAGATCAAATACAGAACTTCTGGACGGAACTACCATCTTCAGATCATTCTGTTATTACTTTGGATGCACAACCTATTACTG GACCTGCTGTAGCTAGTCAATTAACATTTCTAGTGAAAGTTAGCGGCCAAGTAAGATATCAAGACAAGGCATCAAAGACGTTTAAccagaattttttaataacagcACTGGGTGACAAATGGAAAATAGTAAGCGACTGCTTTAGGACACAAGAAGCTTTGGAAAGTTAA
- the LOC100679213 gene encoding uncharacterized protein LOC100679213, translating into MKRVALVSVSTLKDCCYEKLISFYKEDILVSCIESESNNAEWRKIRQHRVTRSRVYKLYTYSPNKKPDWKNKSLSYFNPKSFKSKYTNHGIKYEQEAITEYEKYTGTTVTRCGAVISRSNAWMSYTPDGVIVTNGKPSLLLEVKCPYAGKFKGITEVLSSLKYIKITGESVVFTERHEYYAQIQMGMAILNVSSTAFMIYASSDSSFIIFDVPYNENYIFNVLANVKRSYCDKMLHYICSEEIENVQNENNIV; encoded by the coding sequence ATGAAAAGAGTAGCTTTAGTTTCAGTTTCAACACTGAAAGATTGTTGTTATGAAAAGTTGATCAGTTTTTACAAAGAAGATATTCTTGTTTCTTGTATTGAATCGGAAAGTAATAATGCAGAATGGAGGAAAATTCGACAACACCGTGTGACAAGATCAAgagtatataaattatatacgtaCAGTCCAAATAAGAAGCCTGATTGGAAAAACAAGTCTTTATCGTACTTTAATCCAAAATCTTTTAAAAGCAAATATACAAACCATGGGATTAAATATGAGCAAGAAGCAATAACAGAATATGAAAAGTACACAGGAACAACGGTTACAAGATGTGGAGCTGTTATTTCAAGATCGAATGCTTGGATGTCGTACACTCCAGATGGTGTAATTGTAACAAATGGTAAACCTTCTTTGTTATTAGAAGTGAAATGTCCTTACGCTGGTAAATTCAAAGGTATAACTGAAGTACTATCAAGcttgaaatatattaaaataactgGAGAAAGTGTTGTATTTACAGAAAGACATGAATACTATGCTCAAATACAAATGGGAATGGCCATTTTGAATGTATCATCAACAGCTTTTATGATCTATGCATCATCAGACTccagttttattatttttgatgtaccatataatgaaaattatatattcaatGTTTTAGCCAACGTTAAAAGATCTTATTGTGATAAGATGCTCCACTATATCTGTTCAGaagaaatagaaaatgtacaaaatgaaaacaatatagtttga